One window of Lemur catta isolate mLemCat1 chromosome 3, mLemCat1.pri, whole genome shotgun sequence genomic DNA carries:
- the LOC123635164 gene encoding mucosal pentraxin-like — translation MEKILLGVLLLTTVSGGVPASSDMTGKVFIFPKESATAYVSLIPKVKKPLQNFTLCLKAFTDLTRPYSLFSYSIPSQDNELLLFVKKMGVYMLYLGNSEVTFNAPPSSYTPTHVCASWESASGIAELRVNGKLLGRKGVRQGYSVGSEAKIILGQEQDSFGGQFDASQSFVGEIWDVSLWDHVLPLKEMLDLCNSGNILNWQDLTYEDNGYVVTKPKVWT, via the coding sequence ACATGACAGGGaaggtgtttatttttcctaaagaatCTGCTACAGCCTATGTGTCCTTGATTCCCAAGGTGAAGAAGCCACTGCAGAACTTCACGCTGTGCCTGAAAGCCTTCACAGACCTCACCCGCCCTTATAGCCTCTTCTCCTACAGCATTCCCTCCCAGGACAATGAGCTTCTTCTCTTTGTCAAAAAAATGGGGGTGTACATGCTGTACCTTGGGAATTCTGAGGTCACTTTCAATGCACCCCCATCTTCTTATACCCCAACCCATGTCTGTGCAAGCTGGGAGTCTGCCTCTGGGATTGCTGAACTCCGGGTGAATGGAAAActcctggggaggaagggagtAAGACAGGGGTACTCTGTGGGATCAGAGGCTAAGATTATCTTGGGACAAGAGCAGGATTCTTTTGGGGGACAATTTGATGCAAGTCAATCCTTTGTTGGGGAGATATGGGATGTTTCCTTGTGGGATCATGTGCTCCCTCTAAAGGAGATGCTTGACTTGTGTAACAGTGGCAACATCCTGAACTGGCAAGACCTAACTTATGAAGATAATGGCTATGTGGTGACTAAGCCCAAGGTGTGGACTTAG
- the LOC123635163 gene encoding olfactory receptor 10J1-like, with translation MKRENHTAVSEFFFQGFSSFHEHKLTLFVIFLTLYLLTLAGNVIIVTIISTDRHLHTPMYFFLNMLSTSETLYTLVIVPPMLSSLVSLSQPISLAGCATQMFFFITLAINNCFLLTAMGYDRYVAICNPLRYLVIMNTRVCAQLACGACGIGLLVAIIQISSVFRLPFCDREVAHYFCDIRPVMKLSCADTTLHDIVNFIVSSLVIVVPMALVFISYILIISTILKIASAEGRKKAFATCASHLTVVIVHYGCASIAYLKPKSENTRDQDQLISVTYTIFTPLLNPVVYTLRNKEVKDALLRAIGKKPLA, from the coding sequence ATGAAGAGAGAGAACCACACAGCAGTGAGTGAGTTTTTTTTCCAGGGTTTCTCTAGCTTTCATGAACACAAACTCACCCTCTTTGTGATATTTCTTACCTTGTACCTTTTAACCCTGGCTGGTAATGTCATCATTGTGACAATTATCAGCACTGATCGTCAcctccacacccccatgtacttctttCTCAATATGCTTTCTACTTCAGAGACTCTGTACACGTTAGTCATTGTACCACCAATGCTCTCCAGCCTTGTAAGTCTAAGCCAACCCATCTCCTTGGCTGGCTGTGCCACCcagatgttcttttttattactttggcCATCAACAACTGCTTCCTGCTCACGGCAATGGGGTATGACAGGTATGTAGCCATCTGCAACCCCTTGAGGTACTTGGTCATCATGAACACGAGGGTGTGTGCCCAGCTGGCATGTGGGGCCTGTGGCATTGGGCTGCTTGTGGCCATAATTCAGATTTCATCTGTGTTCAGGCTGCCTTTTTGTGATAGAGAGGTGGCCCATTATTTCTGTGACATCCGCCCGGTTATGAAACTCTCCTGTGCTGATACTACTTTACATGACATAGTTAATTTTATTGTCAGCTCTCTGGTTATTGTGGTACCCATGGCTTTAGTCTTCATCTCCTACATTCTTATCATCTCCACTATCCTCAAGATTGCCTCAGCTGAGGGCCGGAAAAAGGCTTTTGCAACCTGCGCCTCCCACCTCACTGTGGTTATTGTCCACTATGGCTGTGCCTCCATTGCCTACCTCAAGCCCAAGTCAGAGAACACCAGGGATCAGGACCAGCTGATCTCAGTGACCTACACCATTTTTACTCCACTCCTTAATCCTGTTGTGTACACTTTGAGGAACAAGGAGGTCAAAGATGCCCTTCTCCGCGCTATTGGCAAAAAACCTCTTGCTTAG